The genomic interval TAACTATTTGCCTTTTTAATTTTTGAAGCAAAGCATTAGTACTTTGACACAACAATTATGATGGGAGGTATGTTTTTATAACTTTTGCGGCATTCCACTAGTGGATTGACCGAATAATTTCGATGGGAATGTTTTCTCCGTCGCTGTTCAAACTCTTCGAGTTTTCAAGGCTCCTACGAAAACATTCCCATCTCCATAATTTATTGGTCAAAGTACTAGAATAAGATCATTCATTATAGCCAATAACAGTGGAAATAGCGTTGTCCTTACTATGAGATACACTTACAGACCATTTTGTTATACCAAGTTCTCTGGCAAAATTATAGGCTTTATCATATAATTTAATGCTTACACTGCCATTTTCCTGGCGAATAAGCTCAATATCTTTCCAGTTTATACCCTTATTCCAGCCCAGTTTATTTATGCCAACTCCAAGAGCTTTAGATGCGGCTTCTTTAGTAGCAAATCTTACGGCAAGTCTTGATCCAATTTGTCTTGGTTTTGATAAGCAGTACCTGATTTCGGCATCGGTAAAGGTTTTTTTTAAGAATTTTTCACCATATTTGTCATAAATAGCTTGTATACGATCAATTTCACATATATCAGTCCCAAGAAACAGCCTCATTGTTTAGTTTTTAACCCCTATTAATTTTGGGTTTTGATTGTTATATGAGATTAATGACAGTAAAAATTCACTTAAAAGATCTTTTTTATTGTCTCCATTAACATATGTTGATATGTATTTAAGCATTTTAACAGCGGAAAGTACGGTTTCATTTTGGTCATACCATCTACGTTTTGAAGAATCATATTGAACATTTATTTCTTTTATTAATATATCAAGGTTTGAAGAATAATTGCTTTGAATAATTAACTGTATAAGGTCAGACGCTAATTCTATTTTAATTTCGTCTTCAAGCTGCTCTAATGTACTCATTAAAAGTCTTGTATAATTATCCTGGTCATACCAACGGGTATAATGCATAATTTTTCTCAATCCCAAATATTATGTGGTACGAAATTTACTACTTAATTATATTAAAAACGAGTAAATGATAAAAATGCAAATTTTTTATTGAATTTATAATTTTATTTTCATTCTAATATTACTTGTCATAGTAATTAATTGGGTGTAAACTTCATGTTAAAGAAACTTATTGTTATTTTAAAAAGTTAATAATCTTTGTACTAAAAGTAGTAGTACTTATATATAGGAGAATAAGTTAATGACAGTGTGTGCAGCAAGACAATTAGTACCTACAAGTGAGTTACTTCATGCAGCTTTAAAAGGCAAATATGCTGTAGGTGCTTATAATGTCAACAACATGGAACTTCTTCAAGCGATCGTAGAGGCAGGTAATGAGTTAAGAGCCCCATTGATTTTGCAGGTTTCAGCTGGTGCTAGAAAATATGCTAATCAGGCATATTTAATTAAATTAGTTGAAGCTG from Candidatus Melainabacteria bacterium RIFOXYA2_FULL_32_9 carries:
- a CDS encoding holo-[acyl-carrier-protein] synthase — translated: MRLFLGTDICEIDRIQAIYDKYGEKFLKKTFTDAEIRYCLSKPRQIGSRLAVRFATKEAASKALGVGINKLGWNKGINWKDIELIRQENGSVSIKLYDKAYNFARELGITKWSVSVSHSKDNAISTVIGYNE